One Halobacteriovorax sp. GB3 genomic window carries:
- a CDS encoding ATP synthase F0 subunit C, whose amino-acid sequence METIAIKYIAYFLAMAIAAFGGTAAQSRAASVALEGIARNPSAADKIQTPMILGLALMESLVIFVLISVFLAG is encoded by the coding sequence ATGGAAACTATCGCAATTAAGTACATCGCTTACTTCCTAGCAATGGCTATCGCAGCTTTCGGTGGAACAGCTGCTCAATCAAGAGCTGCTTCTGTTGCTCTAGAAGGTATCGCAAGAAACCCATCTGCTGCTGACAAGATTCAAACTCCAATGATTCTTGGTCTTGCACTTATGGAATCTCTTGTAATCTTCGTTCTTATCTCTGTTTTCCTTGCTGGTTAA
- the atpB gene encoding F0F1 ATP synthase subunit A produces the protein MKTLLFLLTSLLSVNVYAASGLIWLDPITHWLHHHMPYIDHHSAGAIVTFILVAIMLVITALIYRAKLSKVENKVFPDSGITFRNIVELYGSFIYSQCKAVLGEEDAPKYFKFIATIFLVIFISNVIGLIPGFLPPTEVVSTTLALGLLSFIYYNIKGCKELGVKNYLAHFAGPLWYMAILIFPIEILSNMIRPISLALRLRGNMMGDHMVLGTFLNLEILGFKVAYLGAALPFYFLGLLVCFIQAYVFTMLSMVYISLATAHHDHDEHHAH, from the coding sequence ATGAAAACACTTTTATTTCTATTGACGTCTCTTTTATCGGTAAACGTGTACGCTGCGAGTGGATTAATTTGGTTAGATCCGATTACTCACTGGTTGCATCACCATATGCCATACATTGATCATCACTCAGCTGGTGCAATCGTTACATTTATTCTTGTTGCGATTATGCTTGTTATTACAGCTTTAATCTATAGAGCTAAGCTTTCGAAAGTTGAGAATAAAGTATTCCCAGATTCGGGAATTACTTTCAGAAATATCGTTGAACTATATGGGTCTTTCATTTATTCACAGTGTAAAGCTGTATTGGGTGAAGAAGATGCACCAAAGTATTTCAAGTTCATCGCTACGATTTTTCTTGTTATTTTTATTTCAAACGTAATTGGACTTATTCCAGGTTTCCTACCACCAACTGAAGTTGTTTCTACAACTCTTGCTCTTGGTCTGCTCTCTTTTATTTACTACAATATTAAAGGGTGTAAGGAGCTAGGTGTTAAGAATTATCTTGCTCACTTCGCAGGACCACTTTGGTATATGGCCATTCTTATTTTTCCAATTGAAATCTTATCAAACATGATTAGACCGATCTCTCTAGCTCTACGTCTAAGAGGGAACATGATGGGTGACCACATGGTACTTGGTACTTTCCTAAACCTAGAAATTCTTGGTTTTAAAGTAGCTTACCTTGGAGCGGCGCTACCATTCTACTTTCTAGGTCTTCTTGTTTGTTTTATTCAGGCATATGTATTTACAATGCTGAGTATGGTTTATATTAGCTTAGCTACTGCTCATCACGATCATGATGAGCATCACGCTCACTAA
- a CDS encoding tetratricopeptide repeat protein, whose protein sequence is MTKKIQAKANLIGVLFLSTLLFSCDFTPRFHKRILLAQEYLTQHDYDNAINQYKMILRDNPSDDIKVKINYQLGEILSLNLGKNKEALTYYLIVKTLTEDPLWLIKTEERIADINFSFLRDYKSSSESYLKLTNFKPRLKRFDFYEYRLSRSYMGKKNYDKAEEVLKKIRSNPNSEYNVRSYYELGMINFEKKKWKYAIAFWKEYIKRETRRDNIIQTRFLMANAYETMENLKTAYNIYYSILGEYPNTEVIQNRLNSIYTRRVARKR, encoded by the coding sequence ATGACGAAAAAGATTCAAGCGAAAGCTAATTTGATTGGGGTACTCTTTCTGAGTACCCTTCTCTTTTCTTGCGATTTCACTCCAAGATTTCATAAAAGAATTCTTCTTGCTCAAGAGTATTTAACTCAGCATGATTACGACAATGCTATTAATCAGTACAAAATGATTCTTAGAGATAATCCATCAGATGATATTAAAGTTAAAATTAATTATCAGTTAGGTGAAATTTTATCTTTGAACCTCGGAAAGAACAAAGAAGCGCTTACGTACTATTTAATTGTGAAGACACTCACTGAAGATCCTCTTTGGTTAATTAAGACTGAAGAAAGAATTGCAGATATTAATTTTTCATTTCTAAGAGATTATAAAAGTTCATCTGAGAGTTATTTAAAGCTAACTAATTTCAAACCTCGACTGAAGAGATTTGATTTCTATGAATATCGATTGAGTCGTAGTTATATGGGTAAGAAAAACTATGATAAGGCCGAAGAAGTTCTTAAAAAAATTAGATCCAACCCAAATAGTGAATATAATGTGCGCTCGTATTATGAGCTTGGCATGATTAACTTTGAAAAAAAGAAGTGGAAGTACGCAATTGCGTTTTGGAAGGAGTACATTAAACGCGAAACACGTCGAGACAATATTATTCAAACAAGGTTTTTAATGGCAAATGCTTACGAAACTATGGAAAATCTAAAGACTGCCTACAATATCTACTATTCAATTCTAGGAGAATATCCTAATACTGAGGTTATTCAAAATAGGTTGAACTCAATTTATACGCGAAGAGTCGCAAGGAAGCGTTAA
- the gyrA gene encoding DNA gyrase subunit A: MSDENNNTPEEHNHGKIAPIAIQDEMKNCYLDYAMSVIVGRALPDVRDGMKPVHRRCLYAMHTLGNYHNKPFLKSARVVGDVIGKYHPHGDSAVYNTIVRLAQDFSMRYPLVDGQGNFGSIDGDNAAAMRYTEIRMKKMSEELLRDLDKETVDWQPNYDDSLKEPKVLPTKIPNLLVNGSAGIAVGMATNIPPHNLSEIMNALVALTDDRTLSIPDLMKFIPGPDFPTSGSIHGTEGIKAAYHNGKGVIQIRAKVDIEQYGKSQDRDRIVVTELPYQVNKAKLIEKVAELVNSKAITGISDIRDESNREGIRVCIDLKKGEIGSVIVNRLYKMTQLQVSFGIIFLSISNGSPKVMNLKEMLESFIDHRREVIIRRTVYELKKAKEKAHILEGLKVAVENIDAVVELIKKSEGPSDARAKLMKNYELSEIQAQAILDMRLQRLTGLERDKIVADYEAIMKEIARLEEILGSEGLIKGIIKDEFQEIIEKYGDDRRTEIVAKADEIQLEDLVKKEDVIVTITHKGYIKRLTLDTYKTQNRGGKGVKGASHDDDFFTNIFTANTHSTMLFFTTRGQVFSKKVYNIPEGTRTSKGRNLANLIQIPSGEAVKEIVCIPNEEEMEGKFLLMATEFGLVKKSELSDYKKIKQSGLRAIKLQDGDSICSVRVTDGSKDVLLCSTSGKIIRFDENDARCMGRVSQGVKGISLEESEKIIGMELIDDNVEILSVTDKGYGKRTISSQYRKQTRGGKGILAMRLTEKTGQIIDIKPVTEADDLMVITNKGQVVRTKISGISLMGRATQGVRIINVKDSEKVVSVEKIVESDSDDNDEKDSSES; the protein is encoded by the coding sequence ATGAGTGATGAAAATAACAACACACCAGAAGAACATAACCACGGTAAAATAGCTCCAATCGCCATCCAAGACGAGATGAAAAACTGTTATCTCGACTATGCAATGTCCGTTATTGTTGGACGTGCGCTTCCAGATGTACGCGATGGAATGAAGCCGGTACACAGAAGATGTCTGTATGCTATGCATACTCTAGGAAACTATCACAATAAACCATTCTTAAAATCTGCAAGGGTTGTTGGTGACGTTATCGGTAAGTATCACCCGCACGGTGATTCAGCTGTATACAACACGATTGTTCGTCTAGCTCAAGACTTCTCAATGAGATATCCTCTCGTTGATGGTCAAGGGAACTTTGGATCTATCGATGGTGATAACGCTGCGGCCATGAGGTACACCGAAATTAGAATGAAGAAGATGTCTGAAGAACTTCTTCGTGACCTTGATAAAGAAACAGTTGATTGGCAGCCAAACTACGATGATTCATTAAAAGAGCCAAAAGTTCTTCCAACAAAGATTCCTAACCTACTTGTTAATGGATCAGCTGGTATTGCTGTTGGTATGGCAACAAATATCCCTCCACATAACTTAAGTGAAATTATGAATGCTCTTGTCGCTTTAACAGATGACAGAACACTCTCAATTCCAGATCTTATGAAATTTATTCCAGGTCCAGATTTCCCTACTTCGGGATCTATTCATGGAACAGAGGGAATTAAAGCTGCTTACCACAATGGTAAGGGTGTTATTCAAATTCGTGCGAAAGTTGATATTGAGCAATATGGTAAATCTCAAGATAGAGATAGAATCGTTGTTACTGAACTTCCATATCAGGTTAACAAAGCTAAGCTTATTGAAAAAGTTGCAGAGCTTGTAAACTCAAAAGCTATAACTGGTATTTCTGATATTCGAGATGAATCAAACCGTGAAGGTATTCGTGTTTGTATTGATCTAAAGAAAGGTGAAATTGGATCTGTAATTGTTAACAGACTATACAAAATGACTCAACTCCAAGTTTCATTTGGTATCATCTTCCTTTCTATTTCAAATGGTTCACCTAAGGTTATGAACCTAAAAGAAATGCTTGAGTCTTTTATTGATCACAGACGTGAAGTCATCATTAGAAGAACTGTTTACGAACTTAAAAAAGCAAAAGAAAAAGCGCATATCTTAGAAGGCTTAAAAGTTGCAGTTGAAAATATTGATGCTGTTGTTGAACTTATTAAGAAGTCAGAAGGTCCAAGTGATGCCCGCGCAAAACTTATGAAGAATTATGAGCTTTCTGAAATTCAAGCTCAAGCAATTCTTGATATGAGACTACAAAGACTTACTGGTCTTGAGAGAGATAAGATTGTTGCTGATTACGAAGCAATTATGAAAGAAATTGCTCGTTTAGAAGAGATCTTAGGAAGTGAAGGTCTGATTAAAGGAATTATCAAAGATGAGTTCCAAGAAATTATCGAAAAATACGGTGATGATAGAAGAACTGAAATTGTTGCTAAAGCTGACGAAATTCAATTGGAAGATCTCGTTAAGAAAGAAGACGTTATCGTTACTATTACACATAAGGGATACATTAAACGCTTAACTCTAGATACTTACAAAACTCAAAACAGAGGTGGTAAAGGTGTTAAGGGTGCATCTCATGATGATGACTTCTTTACGAATATCTTTACTGCAAATACTCACTCGACAATGCTTTTCTTCACGACACGTGGACAAGTATTCTCGAAGAAAGTTTACAACATCCCAGAAGGTACAAGAACTTCAAAAGGTAGAAACCTTGCGAACCTCATTCAAATTCCATCAGGTGAAGCAGTTAAGGAAATCGTTTGTATTCCAAACGAAGAAGAGATGGAAGGTAAATTTCTTCTTATGGCCACAGAATTTGGTCTTGTTAAAAAATCAGAACTTTCTGACTACAAGAAAATTAAGCAAAGTGGTCTAAGAGCAATTAAGCTTCAGGATGGAGATAGCATTTGTTCTGTTAGAGTAACTGATGGATCAAAAGATGTGCTTCTGTGCTCTACTTCAGGAAAAATTATTCGTTTTGATGAAAACGATGCTCGTTGTATGGGGCGTGTTTCTCAAGGTGTAAAAGGTATTTCTCTTGAAGAAAGCGAAAAAATTATTGGAATGGAACTGATTGATGACAATGTAGAAATTCTTTCAGTAACAGATAAAGGGTACGGTAAGCGTACAATATCTTCTCAATATAGAAAACAAACTCGTGGTGGTAAGGGAATTCTTGCTATGAGACTAACTGAGAAGACAGGTCAGATCATTGATATTAAACCAGTTACTGAAGCTGATGACCTCATGGTTATTACGAATAAAGGACAGGTTGTTAGAACTAAGATTTCTGGAATCTCATTAATGGGTAGAGCAACTCAAGGTGTTCGTATCATTAATGTTAAAGACAGCGAAAAAGTTGTTTCTGTAGAAAAGATTGTAGAATCTGATAGTGATGATAATGACGAAAAAGATTCAAGCGAAAGCTAA
- the gyrB gene encoding DNA topoisomerase (ATP-hydrolyzing) subunit B, with translation MENQSESISKVGSKYEASQIKVLEGLEAVRKRPGMYIGDTAFRGLHHCVYEIVDNAVDEALAGYCSEIKVIIHVDNSVTVVDNGRGIPVDIHPVEKISAAELVYTKLHAGGKFNEEGSAYKVSGGLHGVGAAVVNALSKWVKLEIKKSGKVHGLKFERGVATKPLEVLGDLKDEAETGTAVTFKPDNEIFEIHEFNYDTLANRFREMAFLNKGLKITLKDERSEKKETFHYEGGLVEFVEYLNRAKTVIHKKPIYVSESREDYEVEISLQWTDSYSEVLSGYANAISTPGGGTHISGFKTALTRVLNAYAKENNLLKGIKTNLTGDDMREGLTAIISIKLPELQFEGQTKDKLGNSEVEGIVNSLVGESLKKYFEENPNTAKTIIRKSVDAAAAREAARRARELTRRKTALEMGGLPGKMADCQEKDPAKCEIYIVEGDSAGGSAKQGRDRKHQAVLPLKGKILNVEKARYDKMLANNEIKMIVQALGTGVGKGNFDISRLRYHKIVIMTDADVDGSHIRTLLLTLIYRQFPELIEQGYVYIAQPPLYKYKKGKKEDYIKDEKALEEFLVANSVDGSAIKIDGEKPEDEAVISLIKKYISYKKTITDYDIHFDSHLLKRLIENTELSSELMKDKVALQKELDSLTEYFKSIETETLRNYSFVIEEDPAHNTNLVKIVVKTTARTKKFKLNSYFLDSPEYADLINLFEGIKKFVSSKFIFEREKVGSKEFDSLSDFAEFVLADGKQGAYIQRYKGLGEMNPEQLWETTMNPDNRTLLQVKIEDTIEADQVFSVLMGDQVEPRRQFVEQNALNVKNLDV, from the coding sequence TTGGAAAATCAATCAGAATCTATTTCCAAAGTCGGAAGTAAGTACGAAGCGTCACAAATTAAAGTCCTTGAAGGACTAGAAGCGGTAAGAAAAAGACCAGGTATGTACATTGGTGATACTGCTTTTCGAGGTCTTCACCATTGCGTTTATGAAATCGTTGATAACGCAGTCGATGAAGCACTAGCAGGTTACTGTAGCGAAATTAAAGTTATTATTCACGTAGATAACTCAGTTACAGTAGTTGATAACGGACGTGGGATCCCTGTTGATATTCACCCTGTTGAAAAAATTTCTGCAGCTGAACTTGTTTACACAAAACTGCATGCTGGTGGAAAGTTCAACGAAGAAGGAAGTGCGTATAAAGTTTCAGGTGGACTACACGGTGTTGGTGCCGCTGTTGTTAACGCTCTATCTAAATGGGTAAAGCTTGAAATTAAAAAGTCTGGAAAAGTTCACGGGCTTAAATTTGAAAGAGGTGTTGCAACTAAGCCACTTGAAGTTCTAGGTGATTTGAAAGATGAAGCTGAAACTGGAACTGCTGTAACATTTAAACCAGATAATGAAATTTTTGAAATTCATGAATTTAACTATGACACTTTAGCTAATAGATTTAGAGAAATGGCCTTCCTAAATAAAGGTCTAAAAATTACTCTCAAAGATGAAAGGTCTGAAAAGAAAGAAACTTTTCATTACGAGGGTGGTCTTGTTGAATTTGTTGAATATCTAAACAGAGCTAAAACTGTAATTCATAAAAAGCCAATTTATGTTTCAGAGTCGAGAGAAGATTATGAAGTAGAAATCTCTCTACAGTGGACTGATTCATATAGTGAAGTACTTTCTGGATATGCAAACGCGATTTCCACTCCAGGTGGTGGAACACATATTTCAGGATTTAAGACAGCTCTTACACGTGTACTTAATGCTTACGCGAAAGAGAATAATCTTCTGAAGGGTATCAAAACCAACTTAACTGGTGATGATATGAGAGAAGGTCTTACTGCTATTATTTCTATCAAGCTTCCTGAACTTCAATTTGAAGGTCAGACAAAAGATAAACTTGGTAACTCTGAAGTAGAAGGGATTGTTAACTCACTTGTCGGTGAATCTCTCAAAAAATATTTTGAAGAAAATCCTAATACAGCAAAAACAATTATTAGAAAGTCTGTTGATGCTGCTGCTGCCAGAGAAGCTGCTCGTAGAGCAAGAGAATTGACGAGAAGAAAAACTGCTCTTGAAATGGGTGGTCTTCCAGGGAAGATGGCCGATTGTCAGGAAAAAGATCCAGCTAAATGCGAAATCTATATCGTTGAGGGTGACTCTGCCGGTGGTTCTGCTAAGCAAGGACGTGATAGAAAGCATCAAGCTGTTCTTCCACTCAAGGGAAAGATTCTAAACGTTGAAAAAGCTCGTTACGATAAAATGTTAGCAAATAACGAAATTAAAATGATCGTTCAAGCACTTGGAACTGGTGTTGGAAAAGGAAACTTTGATATCTCAAGACTTAGATATCATAAGATCGTTATTATGACTGATGCCGATGTTGATGGTTCACACATTAGAACGCTTCTTCTTACGTTGATCTATAGACAATTCCCAGAGCTTATTGAGCAAGGTTATGTTTATATCGCTCAGCCACCTCTCTATAAATATAAGAAAGGTAAAAAAGAAGATTACATCAAGGATGAAAAAGCACTTGAGGAATTTCTTGTAGCAAACTCTGTTGATGGTTCAGCGATTAAAATTGATGGTGAAAAACCAGAAGATGAAGCGGTAATTTCACTGATTAAAAAATATATTAGTTATAAGAAAACAATCACTGATTACGATATTCATTTTGATAGTCACTTACTAAAGAGATTAATTGAAAATACAGAACTTAGTAGTGAATTAATGAAAGACAAAGTAGCTCTTCAAAAAGAACTAGATAGTCTTACTGAGTATTTTAAAAGTATCGAAACGGAAACTTTAAGAAATTACAGTTTTGTAATCGAAGAAGATCCAGCTCACAATACAAATCTTGTTAAGATTGTTGTTAAGACAACCGCAAGAACGAAGAAGTTTAAATTGAATAGCTACTTCTTAGATTCTCCAGAATATGCAGATCTAATTAACTTATTTGAAGGAATTAAAAAGTTCGTAAGTTCTAAATTTATTTTCGAAAGAGAGAAAGTTGGATCTAAAGAATTTGATAGCCTTTCAGATTTTGCTGAATTTGTCCTCGCTGATGGTAAGCAAGGTGCTTACATCCAACGTTACAAGGGTCTTGGAGAAATGAACCCTGAGCAGCTTTGGGAAACAACGATGAATCCTGATAACAGAACACTCCTGCAAGTTAAGATTGAAGATACAATTGAAGCTGACCAAGTATTCTCTGTTCTTATGGGTGATCAAGTTGAGCCAAGAAGACAGTTTGTAGAGCAAAATGCTCTTAACGTTAAAAACCTTGACGTTTAA
- the recF gene encoding DNA replication/repair protein RecF (All proteins in this family for which functions are known are DNA-binding proteins that assist the filamentation of RecA onto DNA for the initiation of recombination or recombinational repair.), translating to MANYKIAKLQVTNFRNLQPDIIEFSPKINCILGENGNGKTNILEAIYVLANRKSFRKNTSFPQFLGIDGEKPEIIFSSVLNTEDNELVSYSGKLENGAANWYLNGQPAKRKIGINTVFINPFDSYGFHNTSSFRRNWIDTHLSMLDPEYKKTLSRYNSGLRFRNTLLSKKPNKYLEQIKVIDIELSKNAKSITDKRLLFLQEVSPLIGDTFQKIFSEQHELDITLDTRVAGYSQQQIFDMLQQRLEKDVIVGHTTYCVHKDDYVLLFDGLNSFEFCSLGQQKMSYLSLLFAYIELFRYKFRAYPIVLIDDVSGELDKFRWMKLVSHLEQSQFQVLITTANEKFKEELEKIEGAKQIFVKSGSIFEQ from the coding sequence ATGGCTAATTATAAAATTGCTAAACTGCAAGTTACAAACTTTAGAAACTTGCAACCAGACATCATAGAATTCTCACCAAAGATAAATTGTATTCTTGGAGAAAATGGAAATGGTAAGACAAATATTCTGGAAGCAATTTACGTATTAGCAAATAGAAAATCATTTCGTAAAAATACAAGTTTTCCACAATTCCTCGGGATTGATGGTGAGAAACCTGAAATAATATTTTCTTCTGTTCTTAACACTGAAGACAATGAACTTGTGAGTTATTCAGGTAAACTCGAAAACGGTGCAGCTAATTGGTATTTAAATGGCCAACCAGCAAAAAGAAAAATTGGTATTAATACAGTATTTATTAATCCCTTTGATTCTTATGGGTTTCACAATACATCAAGTTTTAGAAGAAACTGGATAGATACTCACCTATCCATGCTGGATCCAGAATATAAAAAAACTCTCAGCCGTTATAATTCAGGTTTGAGGTTTAGAAATACTCTCTTGTCTAAAAAACCAAATAAATATTTAGAGCAGATAAAAGTTATTGATATTGAATTGTCGAAAAATGCTAAAAGCATCACAGACAAGAGATTATTATTTCTGCAAGAAGTGTCTCCATTAATTGGCGATACTTTCCAAAAGATCTTCTCTGAGCAACACGAACTCGATATAACTCTCGATACAAGAGTTGCTGGTTATTCTCAACAACAGATCTTTGATATGTTGCAACAACGTCTTGAAAAGGACGTAATTGTTGGGCATACGACGTATTGTGTTCACAAAGATGACTATGTGCTTCTTTTTGATGGCCTCAATTCATTCGAATTTTGTTCTCTAGGCCAACAAAAAATGAGCTATCTGAGCCTCTTATTTGCCTATATAGAGCTCTTTAGGTATAAATTTAGGGCGTACCCCATTGTACTAATTGATGACGTCTCTGGAGAGCTAGATAAGTTTCGCTGGATGAAGCTTGTATCTCACCTAGAACAAAGTCAATTTCAAGTTCTAATAACGACTGCCAATGAGAAGTTTAAAGAAGAGCTTGAAAAAATTGAGGGTGCAAAACAAATTTTTGTCAAAAGTGGTTCAATCTTTGAGCAATAA
- the dnaN gene encoding DNA polymerase III subunit beta, whose amino-acid sequence MRIKVNSDSLKNSLAKILTVVDKKNSRPILTYTLISVTGNDLELSATDLEVSAKVKLSATVENHGNFCVNAKNLFDILKELPNTEIELVLDSSENVLKLNCQDIHYSLLIYPSDEYPKLIFGNESSQFKLTSEQLLEIIQKTSYAISDDETRLQLNGIYLHEVDSKLRAISTDGLRLSLVETDLEQTNIETLINGIIIPKKGVFEIKKLAESYPSKKVTISVDESFMYINAEDEYFLSIRLIAREYPKYQAIIPSKTTYVVNVERSSFFDAVRRIKIMSNEKSNGLRIQIKEKEMTITANHPSLGDAQETIPVDFNGNPMEVGFNAKFLLDSLQTIEEGEISLELNNELSPVIIRSNSVPNYLGIIMPLKL is encoded by the coding sequence ATGCGCATCAAAGTAAATAGCGATTCATTAAAAAACAGTCTTGCTAAGATTCTAACTGTAGTAGACAAAAAGAATTCTAGACCAATTCTTACCTACACATTGATCTCAGTAACTGGAAATGATCTAGAATTGAGCGCAACAGATTTAGAAGTTTCTGCAAAAGTAAAGTTATCAGCAACTGTTGAAAACCATGGTAACTTTTGTGTAAATGCCAAGAATTTATTTGATATTCTCAAAGAACTTCCTAACACTGAAATTGAATTAGTCCTTGATTCTAGTGAAAATGTCTTAAAATTAAATTGCCAAGATATTCACTATTCTTTGCTTATTTATCCAAGTGACGAATATCCAAAACTTATTTTTGGAAATGAAAGTTCACAGTTTAAATTAACTTCTGAACAATTATTAGAAATCATCCAAAAAACGTCATATGCAATTTCAGATGATGAAACAAGATTACAGCTTAATGGAATTTACCTACACGAAGTTGATTCTAAACTAAGAGCAATTTCGACAGATGGTTTAAGACTTTCACTAGTTGAAACTGATCTTGAACAAACAAATATTGAAACGTTGATAAATGGAATTATTATTCCAAAGAAAGGTGTCTTCGAAATTAAAAAGCTTGCTGAATCTTATCCAAGCAAGAAAGTTACAATTTCAGTTGATGAATCATTCATGTATATCAATGCAGAAGATGAATACTTTCTCTCGATTAGATTAATTGCTAGAGAGTATCCAAAATATCAAGCGATCATACCAAGCAAAACTACATACGTTGTAAATGTTGAGAGATCATCATTCTTTGATGCTGTTAGAAGAATTAAAATCATGTCGAATGAGAAATCGAATGGATTAAGAATTCAAATCAAAGAAAAAGAAATGACAATAACAGCTAATCACCCAAGCCTTGGTGATGCTCAAGAAACAATTCCTGTAGATTTCAATGGTAATCCAATGGAAGTTGGATTCAACGCTAAGTTCTTACTAGATTCACTTCAAACTATCGAAGAAGGTGAAATTTCTCTAGAACTTAACAACGAACTTAGCCCAGTGATAATTCGTTCTAATTCAGTACCAAATTATCTTGGGATTATAATGCCGCTTAAGCTGTAG
- the dnaA gene encoding chromosomal replication initiator protein DnaA, whose product MNNNFPFDQFLKSSETQEKPNLFQETEKKQQPQVVESNEFFSQEELQLIDTEIHNSLKSLVNAQKYNAFFDGALSLSNLTLDTIEFRVPSNLIKSMVQKNMEQIEQSIINALGKEYKVNISVNEQSRTLTSSTSRPSENTPSLVHETKPKSVKDITFTLDLTPTKDDLLSKVESRYIDHMNPEQVGMIIDPAKTFDNFVVGPSNNLANAAAIAISKNPGKDGKYPSLYIHSNSGLGKTHLLHAVANGIKENYPHFVICLITARDFMKEMIDSLKDKKLHEFQKKYSEIVDVLMIDDIHELKNKESTQNEFFHVFNELYNKGKQLIFTSDKAPEEIDGIEERIRTRLQWGLVVDIQKPDLETRIAILKRKAYELDLYLAEDILNLIACHVKNSIRELEGSLVKLSAFSEMMKVDIDTEMVKEILMLKDLDMDKKVTLDQVAKASSQYFKIPVADLKSKARTKDIANARFVAMYLSRKIVNATQEEIGNFYGGRDHSSVVHAEKTISKRLESDIGLSRDVLTIESKL is encoded by the coding sequence ATGAATAATAATTTTCCATTTGATCAATTCCTTAAGTCCTCGGAAACACAAGAAAAGCCGAACTTATTTCAAGAGACAGAGAAGAAGCAACAGCCACAAGTTGTTGAAAGTAATGAGTTTTTCTCACAAGAAGAGCTACAATTAATTGATACAGAAATACATAACTCGTTAAAATCATTAGTTAACGCACAGAAGTATAATGCTTTTTTCGACGGCGCATTATCCCTGTCGAATCTAACATTAGATACAATTGAATTTCGTGTTCCTAGCAACCTAATCAAATCAATGGTTCAAAAGAATATGGAGCAAATAGAGCAATCTATTATCAATGCCTTAGGGAAAGAATATAAAGTTAATATCTCAGTTAATGAGCAATCTCGAACTCTTACGTCTTCAACTTCAAGACCAAGTGAAAATACACCTTCTTTAGTCCACGAGACTAAACCTAAATCTGTGAAAGATATTACTTTTACTCTAGATTTAACACCTACTAAAGATGATCTGCTCTCTAAAGTAGAGAGTCGTTATATTGATCATATGAATCCAGAACAAGTTGGTATGATCATTGATCCAGCTAAAACATTTGATAACTTTGTTGTTGGCCCATCAAACAACTTAGCAAATGCAGCGGCGATCGCCATTTCTAAAAATCCAGGTAAAGATGGTAAGTATCCATCTTTATATATTCACAGTAATTCTGGTCTAGGTAAGACTCACCTACTCCATGCTGTTGCCAATGGTATAAAAGAGAATTATCCACATTTCGTCATCTGCTTAATTACAGCACGAGACTTCATGAAAGAAATGATTGATTCCCTTAAAGACAAAAAGCTTCACGAATTCCAGAAGAAGTATTCAGAAATTGTCGACGTCCTCATGATTGACGACATTCATGAATTGAAAAACAAAGAAAGTACCCAAAATGAGTTCTTCCACGTCTTTAATGAGCTCTATAATAAAGGTAAGCAATTGATTTTCACTTCTGATAAAGCACCAGAAGAAATTGACGGTATCGAAGAAAGAATTAGAACAAGACTCCAATGGGGACTTGTTGTTGATATTCAGAAGCCAGACCTAGAAACAAGAATCGCTATTCTAAAAAGAAAAGCATACGAACTTGATTTGTATCTCGCAGAAGACATTTTAAATCTTATCGCCTGTCATGTTAAAAACAGCATCAGAGAACTTGAAGGCTCTTTAGTAAAGCTATCTGCCTTTTCAGAAATGATGAAAGTAGACATCGACACAGAGATGGTAAAAGAAATACTAATGCTTAAAGATCTTGATATGGATAAAAAAGTAACGCTAGATCAAGTAGCTAAAGCATCTTCTCAGTACTTCAAGATACCTGTTGCAGATCTAAAATCAAAAGCTAGAACTAAAGATATAGCTAATGCAAGATTTGTGGCCATGTACCTTTCAAGAAAGATAGTAAATGCAACACAAGAAGAAATTGGAAACTTCTATGGTGGAAGAGATCACAGTTCAGTTGTTCACGCTGAAAAAACAATTTCAAAAAGATTAGAGTCTGACATAGGACTATCAAGAGATGTTTTAACAATCGAAAGCAAACTATAA